From the genome of Methanobacterium petrolearium, one region includes:
- a CDS encoding DUF2971 domain-containing protein, which produces MWKDELVEILFSSDPSKLNVKKAINLKYKNMPSFLYKYKDFNDKYSLELLKSNEMYLSRPTEFNDPFDCALKMATKDLPDDYIRNVLTESIIKRMKRQGYKVSNKELTKLKRKKDIVHSLAKFIVKKRAPPNIMIEDREKLIESEEKIFREGYIDPEFKKNIHVTCFTETYDSILMWSHYANNHEGFCVKYDFKELGLNNPVARFIFPVIYKDTLFDLKDYIPDSNKDFGNVLKKYMGNIKAEEILGGLKIPHSAKNVNNMLVFCNALIKSKVWDYEKEWRYVFPFNNVENKVVYLPVPKPKAIYLGAKVSKTNCKKVIELGKEKNIDVYKMQIKPSEFALESDIILKC; this is translated from the coding sequence TTGTGGAAAGATGAATTAGTAGAAATTTTATTTTCTAGTGATCCTTCTAAATTAAACGTTAAAAAAGCTATAAATTTGAAATATAAGAATATGCCTTCGTTTTTATACAAATATAAGGATTTTAATGATAAATATTCATTAGAATTATTAAAATCAAATGAAATGTATCTTTCAAGACCTACTGAGTTCAACGATCCTTTTGACTGTGCACTTAAGATGGCTACAAAGGATTTACCTGATGATTATATTCGGAATGTTCTAACAGAATCAATTATTAAGAGAATGAAAAGGCAAGGTTACAAGGTTTCAAATAAAGAATTAACTAAACTAAAAAGAAAAAAAGATATTGTTCATAGTTTAGCTAAATTTATAGTTAAAAAGAGGGCCCCTCCTAATATTATGATAGAAGATCGTGAAAAACTGATTGAAAGTGAAGAAAAAATTTTCAGAGAGGGTTATATAGATCCTGAGTTTAAAAAAAATATTCATGTAACTTGTTTTACTGAAACTTATGATTCAATCTTAATGTGGAGTCATTATGCAAACAACCATGAAGGTTTTTGTGTTAAATATGACTTTAAAGAATTAGGATTAAATAATCCCGTGGCACGTTTCATATTCCCAGTTATTTATAAAGATACACTTTTTGATTTGAAAGATTATATACCAGATTCCAACAAAGACTTTGGTAATGTTTTAAAAAAATATATGGGAAACATTAAGGCTGAAGAGATTTTAGGAGGGCTTAAAATTCCTCACTCAGCAAAAAACGTTAATAATATGCTTGTTTTTTGTAATGCCTTAATTAAATCCAAAGTTTGGGATTATGAAAAAGAATGGCGATATGTTTTTCCATTTAATAATGTCGAAAATAAAGTAGTATATTTACCTGTTCCGAAACCTAAAGCTATTTATTTGGGCGCGAAGGTTTCTAAAACCAATTGTAAGAAAGTCATAGAATTAGGAAAGGAAAAAAACATTGATGTTTATAAGATGCAAATTAAACCGTCTGAATTTGCCTTAGAATCTGATATAATTCTAAAATGTTAA
- the cbiE gene encoding precorrin-6y C5,15-methyltransferase (decarboxylating) subunit CbiE: MAKLYLVGIGPGSSEYLTKAAIKAAESVDVLVGSQRALDLFSGFSGDTLVLRARNMDEMMKKSVFLVDEGKDVAILSTGDPGFSGVLKPILRLRDDLDIEVVPGISSLQLAAARLQLPWDEINLLTLHGKGNSDKILEFLDNQKPTMVLPDFRVEKLAQFLLERGVDPERKVAVCERLSYPDERVFKGKLEEVANMEFSYLCVMVVYWE; the protein is encoded by the coding sequence ATGGCAAAACTTTACCTAGTAGGAATCGGACCAGGATCCAGTGAATATTTAACTAAAGCAGCCATTAAGGCTGCAGAATCTGTGGATGTTCTGGTGGGGAGTCAAAGAGCTCTGGATTTATTTTCAGGATTTTCTGGGGATACTCTGGTACTCAGGGCACGTAACATGGATGAAATGATGAAAAAATCCGTTTTTCTGGTGGATGAGGGTAAAGATGTGGCCATTCTATCCACAGGAGACCCAGGATTCTCCGGTGTTCTGAAACCCATCCTGAGGTTAAGGGATGACCTTGACATTGAGGTTGTACCTGGCATCAGTTCCCTGCAACTTGCTGCAGCCAGGCTTCAGCTCCCCTGGGATGAAATTAATCTTTTAACTCTGCATGGGAAGGGTAATTCAGATAAGATATTGGAATTTTTAGATAACCAAAAGCCCACAATGGTGTTACCTGATTTCAGGGTGGAAAAATTAGCCCAATTCCTCCTGGAGAGGGGTGTTGATCCGGAAAGAAAAGTAGCAGTGTGTGAAAGGCTCAGCTATCCTGATGAAAGAGTTTTCAAGGGAAAGTTAGAAGAAGTTGCCAATATGGAGTTCAGTTACCTGTGTGTAATGGTGGTGTACTGGGAATAA
- a CDS encoding cupin domain-containing protein — protein MLIKSLKNCKYFQVQDKTVLCEILHPKNEGISMGCSIAHAIIEEGKASLPHKLKTGVEIYYILEGKGRMHINREVSGVKPGEAIYIPPEHVQWIENVGDGELKFLCVVTPPWQEEDEELCD, from the coding sequence ATGTTGATAAAATCCCTCAAAAACTGCAAGTACTTCCAGGTGCAGGATAAGACAGTTCTGTGTGAGATTCTACACCCCAAAAATGAAGGTATCAGCATGGGGTGCAGTATTGCTCATGCCATAATCGAAGAAGGTAAGGCATCTTTACCACATAAATTGAAGACTGGTGTGGAAATATACTATATACTGGAAGGTAAAGGTAGAATGCATATTAACCGGGAAGTTTCTGGGGTAAAACCGGGTGAAGCCATTTACATCCCACCAGAACATGTGCAATGGATAGAAAATGTTGGGGATGGAGAATTAAAATTTTTGTGTGTGGTTACACCACCGTGGCAGGAAGAAGACGAAGAATTATGTGATTAA
- a CDS encoding zinc dependent phospholipase C family protein, giving the protein MKKGFLSVLFLVVAFLALIQPVSAWAAPNHYAIVEQVYYALPADAQENLNLSEMINGADDPDFKFFDFQYHHYPASQEKANYWLEKGKEYYADGKYNQASYCFGVATHYISDGVCPPHSGGGQSGYQHTKYELEAMLFTPHITVKNGAIGSLQSNYVQTSGDAWEQWIKTGEDVYIQEPLDHAADISYLAVKDAVI; this is encoded by the coding sequence ATGAAAAAAGGATTTTTATCGGTACTGTTTTTAGTTGTTGCTTTCCTGGCATTGATTCAGCCAGTATCTGCCTGGGCAGCACCAAACCATTATGCCATCGTTGAACAGGTTTATTACGCTCTACCTGCTGATGCCCAGGAAAATTTGAATCTTTCCGAGATGATCAACGGTGCAGATGACCCGGATTTTAAATTTTTTGACTTCCAGTACCACCACTACCCTGCCAGTCAAGAAAAAGCCAATTACTGGCTGGAAAAAGGCAAAGAATATTATGCTGATGGAAAGTACAACCAGGCCAGCTACTGTTTTGGAGTGGCAACCCATTACATTTCAGATGGTGTTTGCCCACCACACTCAGGGGGAGGTCAGTCCGGCTATCAGCACACTAAATACGAGTTAGAGGCTATGCTATTTACACCACATATCACGGTTAAAAATGGTGCTATCGGTTCTTTACAGTCTAATTATGTTCAGACCAGTGGAGATGCATGGGAACAGTGGATAAAAACTGGAGAAGATGTATATATCCAGGAACCTCTGGATCATGCAGCTGATATTTCCTATTTGGCTGTGAAAGATGCAGTTATATAG